Proteins co-encoded in one Arachis hypogaea cultivar Tifrunner chromosome 11, arahy.Tifrunner.gnm2.J5K5, whole genome shotgun sequence genomic window:
- the LOC140176246 gene encoding uncharacterized protein has translation MAAMSSEEIRGECGWGCIRCQEGFFTRGFFKVYKGSLSGDSIATVVDKQGDTQTPCVDFTEEAKLCLAEPYREALVIKVLDKNYSYTALSHKLWMIWRIKGGFDLLDVGFGYFMVKFDAGEDRDKVMLGGPWLIEGHYVAVKPWDMNFRPCEQSFGSTLVWVRILRLPIWCYQEQAMMRIASAIGVPIKVDLGTKLAERRRYAQACVQINLGLPVINHIIVEGVTHVME, from the exons ATGGCGGCCATGTCGTCGGAAGAGATAAGGGGAGAGTGTGGGTGGGGGTGCATCCGGTGCCAAGAAGGATTTTTCACGAGAGGATTTTTCAAAGTCTACAAAG GATCTCTATCTGGGGATAGTATAGCGACGGTGGTGGACAAGCAGGGTGATACCCAAACTCCATGTGTAGACTTCACTGAAGAAGCTAAGCTTTGCTTGGCAGAGCCTTATCGAGAAGCTTTAGTGATCAAGGTTCTTGATAAAAATTATAGTTACACAGCTCTTTCACACAAGCTTTGGATGATTTGGCGCATCAAAGGTGGCTTTGATCTGCTTGATGTGGGATTTGGATACTTCATGGTAAAATTCGATGCAGGTGAAGATCGTGACAAGGTCATGCTTGGTGGCCCGTGGTTGATTGAGGGGCACTATGTTGCTGTAAAACCGTGGGATATGAATTTTCGGCCATGTGAGCAATCCTTCGGGTCTACGCTTGTatgggttcgaattttaagactCCCAATCTGGTGCTATCAGGAACAGGCCATGAtgcgtattgcttctgcaataggaGTCCCCATCAAAGTAGACCTAGGCACTAAGTTGGCTGAGAGAAGACGATATGCCCAAGCATGTGTTCAAATAAATTTAGGACTGCCAGTTATCAACCATATCATTGTTGAAGGCGTAACTCATGTAATGGAGtag
- the LOC112724096 gene encoding protein DMP2 produces MACTAVGCLIKLLPTGTMFVFHFVNPILTNSGKCSSAANRVLSATLLAICAFFCFFSSFTDSYIDPTNKNRRRYGIVTAKGLWTLPLEKPEIKSVDLSRYRLRSVDFVHGALSMVVFAVLSLLDRNTVQCMYPGFKSTGNRMVQVIPLVIGVVAGSVFMVFPNTRHGIGYPKPDGDDHDSNIVPPQTPPPKCASSI; encoded by the coding sequence ATGGCATGCACAGCAGTTGGGTGCCTCATAAAGCTTCTCCCAACGGGGACAATGTTCGTCTTCCATTTCGTGAACCCCATCCTAACAAACTCCGGTAAGTGCAGCAGCGCCGCCAACAGGGTCCTATCCGCCACTCTTCTCGCAATCTGTgccttcttctgcttcttctcttccttcaCAGACAGTTACATCGATCCAACCAACAAAAACCGGAGGCGCTACGGAATCGTGACCGCCAAGGGACTCTGGACTCTTCCACTTGAGAAGCCCGAGATCAAAAGCGTTGACTTGTCACGTTACAGGCTGAGGTCTGTGGACTTTGTGCACGGGGCGTTGTCGATGGTGGTGTTCGCGGTGCTGAGCCTGCTTGACAGAAACACAGTGCAGTGCATGTACCCTGGCTTTAAGTCGACGGGGAACAGAATGGTGCAGGTGATTCCGTTGGTGATTGGAGTGGTCGCCGGTTCGGTTTTCATGGTGTTCCCTAACACACGCCATGGAATCGGATACCCCAAGCCTGATGGTGATGATCATGATTCTAACATTGTCCCCCCACAAACCCCACCCCCTAAATGCGCTAGTAGTATTTAG